GTTTAGATAAACCTAATAATTGTGATAGCTTCTTCAATCCTCTGCTTCGCCTAGGTGCAAGTATATACCCTGTTTCATAAGCTTTTAAAAGAATTTCTAGCTCTCTTCTAGTAAGTATTGAAAGTGTATAGCTTTTAGCTATTTCGTGAACAATGTCTTTTACACAATTTAGAAGAGATTTTGCAATAAAAGCTATATTTTTGGGCTGTAATATGATAACAAATTATCGATAAATCTTTCAACACTGCTTCGATCCCCATATGCACAGAATTTTCTAAGACCATGAAACATAATATAAGGCTTCACAATTCTGATATTGTAATCATTGATAAGCTGAAAAAATTCACAGCATTCCTTTACTGCAAGAATAATGCTATGAGAATCAAATTTTAATTCTTCAAAAGATACCACACCCAAGTTCCTGTATATTTTTTCATTCGAATATTCTTTTAAATGCTCCAATGCTTTGAGATTACAGCAATAGTGAGGTATAGCTTCTCTTTATCATCTCTATCTACATAAAGAATTACAGGATCATTAACATGCCTAGATAGTTCACCAAATAGACTTGAGGCAGAAGCTTTAACTGCTATAGCATAGCTTGCAATGTGATATTTAGGCAAAGAAGTAACTTCATTCTATAATTTGTAGATAGATTTATAAGTTTTTGCAAGTTCCTTAACATAGATTAAAAATTTTTCATAGCATTTCTCATAAACATTCTTTAGTTGAGCTTCAGGTGATATTACATCAGCTTGTGATTTTATTATTACATCCAATTTTGCTTTAGCTATATCATTTACATAATTCAAAGCTCTTATAGCTACTATCATAGCTCCTAATGCGCTAGCCATTCTCATTACATCGCCACTATACAATGTTATTGGCTTGTCCAGAATATTTGAAATAATTTTTACCACTTCTAGAAGATTACATCCACCACCACCGCAATGCAAACTTTTTATAACAATACCATTTTCCTCCATAGCATTTAGAGCTGTTTTCAATGTGTATCCAACCCCCTCAATAGCTGCTCTAGCTATATGACTAACTTTGTGATGTACTTCGACCCCTAAAATAGTTAATCTTAGGTATGGATCTCTAAATGGGAATCTTTCACCAGATATAAAAGGCAAAACATATACATTTTCACTGCAAGCTTTAACCTCTTTAATCATTTTCAAAAACTCGTTCCATTGAGAAGACTTAACAATATTTTCTCTAATCCATTCTAAAAACGTCATACCATTGTTTGATGCAGCTCCAATGGTTCTATAACCATCAGCACCATAGTAACAGAAAAACCTCATTTCTTCTCTTTTATCTAAAACAACATCCTTTTTGAGAATTCTTATGACAGCTGTTGAACCAAGGTTTATAACACCCTCATCCTCATATACGCTATAACCTATGTTTTGAAGAGCTCCATCGAAAGAACCTAAAACTACAGCTGTTTTCTCAAGCCCAAGATCAGGAAAGGATTTATAATCTAAAACTTTAGCTCCTTCAACAATCTCTGGAAGAATCTTCTCATCAACATTTGCTATTTCCAAGGCTAGAGAATCCCATTTAAGCTTGTGTATATTCATTAAACCTGTTCCAGATGCAGTTCCATAGTCTAGTGCTCTTATACCAGCTAATTTATAAATTACATAGTCTTTTACAAAACTAATAGCATGAGCTTTTTCAAGAAAACCTCTAGCTCTAGCCCACATCAACTTAGTTAATGGGTAAACAAATATAGGCGGACAACCAGTTCTCATGTACAGTTTCTGGCCATGAGCAGAAACCTCATCTTGATAAATAGCAGATCTGGTATCGAGATGAGTTAAAACACCTGTAAGAGGGTTAAGTTTTTGATCAAGTAATGCTAAGCCATGGAGATAACAACTAAAAGACAAAGCCTCAACTTTTTTCTCAAAACCCTTAACCACAAGCTTGAGGCACTTAAAAATATTTTTTAAAATCTCATCAAGATCATGTTCAGCAGCACCAGGCTCCGGCATGTGAAGGTTTACAGGTTGTGTACACTCCTTTGCTATGTGGCCTTCAAAATCCATTAGTGCGGTCTTCACAGATGAGGTACCTATATCTATAGCTACAATCATCATTATTTACCATTAGTAATTATTATGTTAAACTTTAATAATGAAATACAAAGATAAGAAGTTTATAAAATATTAGTTTTATTTTTACCCTTATTAACCCTATGTTGAATCAACAAGGTAGTGTTAACTGTGTGTAGTATGGCAGGTAATGAAGGAAAGAGTAGTAAAAGGATTTTGTATTCAGCCCTACTAATCTGGCTATCCGCATCATCATTTGTTGGCCCAGGTATTGTATGAGCAGCCGAAGCTATAGGATCTGGTGAGGTAGTATTATCTACACGACGTGGTGCAGCATTTGGGCTGATGTTATTATGGGTATCCACATGGGCTGTTATTCTCAAGAACTTGAGTCCTGGCTATCTCCATGGTAGACGGACTGTGGTTTTTGGTGAAGGTGCTATGGATATGTATGCAAAGATGCCACTAAGAAGAGTATGGTCAATAGTGTTCAGCATTTTACACATACTTGCAGGTGCTATGAGCATAGGTGGTTTAGATGCTAGTGTAGGTGTAGCAGTATATACAATAGCTGGTAAAATAAGGCCAGTTCAAGCATATACTGCTGGTATGTACATTGTTATAACTGAAAGCCTCGCCCTAATGACGGGGAGGAGGTCAGAAGAAAGGAAGAGATCAGGATAATACCACTTCAATAATAAAAACATAACCTTATTTTTCAATTTTAATATTTAACATTAAATGGATTTTGAGAAGACTGCTTCATTTGGCTCAATATATTTTCGAGCCATTGAGGTATTTTTACATTGTCTACTCTTCTTGATGGAGTGTAGGGCTTTATATCTAATACAGGTGTTTCGTTATATAAATCTATGTTCTCGACATACAGTAAACCACTGTCTTTATCTACATCTCTTAGTTTTGCTATTGTTAAAGCTATTGGGTTTGGCCTATGTGGAGAATCTGTTGAAAAAACACCTACCTCAGGCAAGGTATGTAGTGGAATCCCCAGTTTCCTAGCCAAGCCCCTAGGTCTTACAACTAACACATTTCTTGTGTTTTCTGAAACTTTATGAAGATAAGCTAAAATAATTATATGAGAAAATCCCTCCAAACCTCTCAACCCAGCTCTATATTCAGGAAAAATCTCAATAATACCGTCAACACCATTTATAGACTCCTTTACATGCTCATCGCTATAACCATGCCTTACAATACCAATTGGTTTTAAAACAATGCAACTAAGAGACAAGATATTAACACCATCAATATATACATTGTATTGTACATAAATGCTTTACTACTAATGCTTTATATGTTGTCTGAAGATAAGCAGTAGAAACAAAAATAGTTATACAAACGTGAAAATGTAAATACAATTCATGACTCTTATTACATTAATTACTTACTTATCTTGTACTGGATATAGAACTGTTTAAGTAGCAGCAAAATGTTGATTTTATAGTAAGACGTTTCAAGTCCCTAAATCACTTAATGAAAATCAAATATGATGCATGTTTATAGAGAGAAGTTACCTAGATTATCTGTAGAGAAATGCAATTTACAATTCTTTGAAGAGAAACAGTGCTGATAATGTCTAAATTTATTTTAAAGCTACAGGCTTTGAATACCTAGATATAGTTCTAAAAGCTCCTTCTTTTGTAAAAGTTCTTTGGGCTCTCCTGCAAATCTTATTTCACCACTTGCAAGTAGATATACCCTATCAGCTATTTCTAGTGCTCTGTGAGCATATTGCTCAACAATTAGAATTGTTATACCCTTTTTTCTTAGCTCAACAACTTTTTCCAAAACTCTTTTAACCATTATTGGTGCCAAGTCTGTTGTTACCTCATCGAGTAGAAGCAGCTTTGGATTTTTCATCAATGCTAGTGCTATTGCCAACATTCTTCTTTCACCACCACTCAATGTACCTGCTTTTCTATTTATCAACTCCTTGAGCTTGGGGAAAGTCTCTAAAACATCGTCAACTCTTTTCAGAAACTGAGACTTTGGCAAACCTACAGCAGCTAGTCTCAAGTTCTCATATACAGATAGACTAGAAAATATATTGTTTACTTGTGGTACATAGCCTATTCCAAGCAATGAGATTTGATGTGGCTTTAAACCAGCTATGTTACTGCCATTAAATATGATTTCACCACTATAGATGTCTGCCAATCCATATATGCTATTAAGAAGTGTTGTTTTTCCAGCACCGTTGGGGCCTATAATAGCTGT
This genomic stretch from Ignisphaera cupida harbors:
- a CDS encoding helix-turn-helix domain-containing protein, producing the protein MILQPKNIAFIAKSLLNCVKDIVHEIAKSYTLSILTRRELEILLKAYETGYILAPRRSRGLKKLSQLLGLSKLSIYVTLRKAINKIIEEVIM
- a CDS encoding gluconokinase; the encoded protein is MIVAIDIGTSSVKTALMDFEGHIAKECTQPVNLHMPEPGAAEHDLDEILKNIFKCLKLVVKGFEKKVEALSFSCYLHGLALLDQKLNPLTGVLTHLDTRSAIYQDEVSAHGQKLYMRTGCPPIFVYPLTKLMWARARGFLEKAHAISFVKDYVIYKLAGIRALDYGTASGTGLMNIHKLKWDSLALEIANVDEKILPEIVEGAKVLDYKSFPDLGLEKTAVVLGSFDGALQNIGYSVYEDEGVINLGSTAVIRILKKDVVLDKREEMRFFCYYGADGYRTIGAASNNGMTFLEWIRENIVKSSQWNEFLKMIKEVKACSENVYVLPFISGERFPFRDPYLRLTILGVEVHHKVSHIARAAIEGVGYTLKTALNAMEENGIVIKSLHCGGGGCNLLEVVKIISNILDKPITLYSGDVMRMASALGAMIVAIRALNYVNDIAKAKLDVIIKSQADVISPEAQLKNVYEKCYEKFLIYVKELAKTYKSIYKL
- the tsaA gene encoding tRNA (N6-threonylcarbamoyladenosine(37)-N6)-methyltransferase TrmO; protein product: MSLSCIVLKPIGIVRHGYSDEHVKESINGVDGIIEIFPEYRAGLRGLEGFSHIIILAYLHKVSENTRNVLVVRPRGLARKLGIPLHTLPEVGVFSTDSPHRPNPIALTIAKLRDVDKDSGLLYVENIDLYNETPVLDIKPYTPSRRVDNVKIPQWLENILSQMKQSSQNPFNVKY
- a CDS encoding ABC transporter ATP-binding protein gives rise to the protein MVLLQIRNLYSGYGKIRVLFNVNIDVSEGSITAIIGPNGAGKTTLLNSIYGLADIYSGEIIFNGSNIAGLKPHQISLLGIGYVPQVNNIFSSLSVYENLRLAAVGLPKSQFLKRVDDVLETFPKLKELINRKAGTLSGGERRMLAIALALMKNPKLLLLDEVTTDLAPIMVKRVLEKVVELRKKGITILIVEQYAHRALEIADRVYLLASGEIRFAGEPKELLQKKELLELYLGIQSL